The proteins below come from a single Staphylococcus sp. MI 10-1553 genomic window:
- a CDS encoding glycerophosphodiester phosphodiesterase has protein sequence MKAASHLFASTVLIGTLLTGSSALVDSANAGSPQSNPHHQATPLSSSQHNVLNKPYVNIGHRGASGYAPEHTFASYDKSLYEMHADYLELDLQMTKDGHLVAMHDDKVDRTTNGTGRINHYTLAELKQLDAGSWFNQKYPKYQNPQYVGQQVPTLDEIFSRYGTSVNYYIETKSPDVYPGMEEKLLRQLHQYGLDCKKNLRNGKVVIQSFSRDSLKKVHHENPRIPLVQLLKRGELPRQSDADLKKIQSYAVGVGPDYHDLTAQNTHALCQQGFYIHPYTVNDQKTMARLNQYGVTGVFTNYPDLYHALIQQ, from the coding sequence ATGAAAGCTGCATCACACCTTTTTGCATCAACCGTTTTAATCGGAACACTACTGACTGGTTCAAGTGCACTTGTTGATAGCGCAAATGCCGGTTCACCTCAAAGTAATCCCCATCATCAAGCAACACCCCTATCTTCAAGCCAACACAATGTCTTGAACAAGCCTTATGTTAATATCGGACATCGTGGCGCGAGTGGTTATGCACCAGAACATACTTTTGCGTCTTACGATAAAAGCCTTTATGAAATGCATGCCGATTATTTAGAACTTGATTTACAAATGACTAAAGACGGCCATTTAGTCGCCATGCATGATGATAAAGTGGACCGTACTACAAATGGGACAGGTCGTATCAATCACTATACACTTGCTGAATTGAAACAGTTAGATGCCGGATCATGGTTCAATCAAAAATATCCAAAATACCAAAATCCGCAATATGTCGGCCAACAAGTCCCAACACTTGATGAGATTTTCAGTCGTTATGGCACAAGTGTCAATTATTACATCGAAACGAAATCACCAGATGTTTATCCAGGAATGGAGGAAAAACTGCTACGTCAATTACATCAATATGGTCTCGACTGTAAAAAGAACTTGCGTAACGGTAAAGTTGTCATTCAATCATTTTCAAGAGACAGTCTTAAAAAGGTTCATCACGAAAATCCTCGTATTCCTCTCGTACAATTGTTAAAGAGAGGCGAACTTCCACGACAGTCCGATGCTGATTTGAAAAAAATTCAAAGTTATGCGGTTGGTGTAGGCCCAGATTATCATGATTTAACTGCTCAAAACACACATGCATTATGTCAACAAGGCTTTTATATCCATCCTTATACCGTCAACGATCAAAAAACAATGGCGCGTTTAAATCAATATGGGGTCACAGGCGTCTTCACGAACTATCCAGATTTATATCACGCGTTAATTCAACAATAA
- the argH gene encoding argininosuccinate lyase has product MSKKAWGGRFEEKPEEWVDAFNASIHFDKTLIDEDIHGSIAHATMLAHQAILTEAESELIIQTLKDIQHDFHEGQIEFQTALEDIHLNVEHELIKRIGPVGGKLHTGRSRNDQVATDMHLYTKKEVHTIIDYIHAFQQTLLQLAEQHVETMMPGYTHLQRAQPISFAHHIMTYFWMLERDQTRFKESLARIDVSPLGAAALSGTTYPIDRHETQKLLGFNALYENSIDAVSDRDYIVETLNNINLTMIHLSRFAEEIIFWSSEEAKFITLSDGFSTGSSIMPQKKNPDMAELIRGKVGRTTGHLVGLLMTLKGLPLAYNKDMQEDKEGLFDAIETIKGSLRIFDGMVATMTVNTDRLQATVRQDFSNATELADYLVTKGIPFREAHEIVGKLVLWAIQHGMYLLDIPLEVYQDHQPQIETDIYQYLQPDEAVKRRKSYGATGLDAVRHQIDVAKTHLAQHHSK; this is encoded by the coding sequence ATGAGTAAAAAAGCTTGGGGTGGTAGATTTGAAGAGAAACCAGAAGAATGGGTCGATGCTTTTAATGCGTCGATTCACTTTGACAAAACGCTCATTGACGAAGATATTCATGGCAGCATCGCACACGCAACCATGCTCGCACATCAAGCAATTTTAACTGAAGCAGAAAGTGAGTTGATTATCCAAACTTTAAAAGACATTCAACACGACTTTCATGAGGGACAAATCGAATTTCAAACAGCATTAGAAGATATTCATTTGAATGTTGAACACGAATTGATTAAACGTATCGGTCCTGTGGGTGGCAAACTGCATACCGGTCGTAGCCGTAATGACCAAGTTGCAACGGATATGCATTTGTATACGAAAAAAGAAGTGCATACGATAATTGATTACATTCATGCTTTTCAACAAACATTATTACAGCTTGCAGAACAGCATGTAGAAACGATGATGCCTGGCTATACACACCTTCAACGTGCACAACCGATTTCATTTGCGCATCATATCATGACGTATTTTTGGATGCTCGAACGTGACCAGACGCGTTTCAAAGAGTCATTGGCACGTATCGATGTCTCTCCTTTAGGTGCCGCAGCATTGAGTGGGACGACGTATCCGATAGACCGTCATGAAACACAAAAGTTACTCGGTTTTAACGCGTTATATGAAAACAGTATCGATGCCGTGAGTGATCGTGACTATATTGTTGAAACGTTGAACAATATTAACTTAACGATGATTCACCTCTCTCGTTTTGCTGAAGAAATCATTTTCTGGTCATCGGAAGAAGCGAAGTTCATCACATTATCTGACGGTTTTTCAACAGGTTCATCTATTATGCCACAAAAGAAAAATCCTGATATGGCTGAGCTCATTCGGGGTAAAGTCGGACGTACAACGGGCCATCTTGTTGGCCTATTGATGACATTAAAAGGATTGCCGCTCGCTTATAATAAAGATATGCAAGAGGATAAAGAAGGCTTATTTGATGCGATTGAAACTATCAAAGGTTCACTGCGTATCTTTGACGGTATGGTCGCAACGATGACTGTGAACACCGACCGTCTACAAGCAACGGTGCGCCAAGACTTTTCAAATGCGACAGAGTTAGCGGACTATCTCGTAACGAAAGGCATCCCGTTTAGAGAGGCACACGAAATTGTCGGTAAGCTCGTCCTGTGGGCCATTCAACATGGGATGTATTTACTCGACATTCCATTAGAGGTATATCAAGACCATCAACCACAAATCGAAACAGATATTTATCAATATTTACAACCTGATGAAGCGGTCAAACGTCGTAAAAGTTATGGTGCTACAGGTCTAGATGCAGTGCGTCATCAAATCGATGTCGCAAAGACCCATTTAGCACAACATCATTCAAAGTAG
- a CDS encoding glucose-6-phosphate isomerase, giving the protein MTHIQLDYQKALKFFGQHELDQQQDAVKAIHRTIHEGTGAGSDFLGWVDLPVNYDKEEFSRIKEAAKQVQSHSDVLVVIGIGGSYLGARSAIEMLTPAFKKDSEYPEIIFAGNHLSSSYLQSLIDYLADKDYSVNVISKSGTTTEPAVAFRIFKKLLEEKYGKEEAVKRIFATTDQAKGALKQLATNEGYETFVVPDDVGGRFSVLTAVGLLPIAVAGIDIDAMMGGAAKAREELSSDDLSSNIAYQYASIRNILYNKGYTTEMLINYEPSLQYFNEWWKQLFGESEGKDLKGIYPSSANFTTDLHSLGQYVQEGRRFLIETVLKVENPKHDITIEEDADDLDGLNYLAGKTVDEVNTKAFEGTLLAHTDGGVPNMVVKLPRLDAETYGYVVYFFELAVAMSGYQLGVNPFNQPGVEAYKQNMFALLGKPGFEDKKKDLEARL; this is encoded by the coding sequence ATGACACATATCCAATTAGATTATCAAAAAGCTTTAAAATTTTTCGGTCAACACGAATTAGATCAGCAACAAGATGCTGTTAAAGCTATTCACCGTACAATTCATGAAGGTACAGGTGCAGGAAGTGACTTCTTAGGATGGGTTGACCTACCAGTTAATTACGATAAAGAAGAATTTTCACGTATTAAAGAAGCAGCTAAACAAGTACAATCACATTCAGACGTACTTGTCGTAATCGGTATTGGTGGTTCGTACCTTGGTGCACGTTCAGCAATCGAAATGTTGACACCAGCATTCAAAAAAGATAGTGAATATCCTGAAATTATTTTTGCAGGTAACCATTTATCATCATCATATTTACAATCACTTATCGACTATTTAGCAGATAAAGACTATTCAGTTAACGTGATTTCAAAATCTGGTACAACAACTGAACCTGCAGTTGCGTTCCGTATTTTCAAAAAATTATTAGAAGAGAAATATGGTAAAGAAGAAGCAGTTAAACGTATTTTTGCAACAACTGACCAAGCTAAAGGTGCATTGAAACAACTTGCGACAAATGAAGGTTACGAAACATTCGTAGTACCTGATGATGTCGGTGGTCGTTTCTCAGTATTAACTGCAGTAGGTTTATTACCAATCGCTGTAGCAGGTATTGATATCGATGCAATGATGGGCGGTGCAGCAAAAGCACGTGAAGAATTATCTTCTGACGATTTATCTTCAAACATTGCATACCAATACGCATCAATTCGTAACATCCTTTACAACAAAGGTTACACTACAGAAATGTTAATCAACTACGAACCATCATTACAATACTTCAATGAATGGTGGAAACAATTATTTGGCGAATCAGAAGGTAAAGACTTAAAAGGGATTTATCCTTCAAGTGCCAACTTTACAACTGACTTACACTCATTAGGTCAATATGTACAAGAAGGTCGTCGTTTCTTAATTGAAACAGTATTAAAAGTAGAAAATCCTAAACACGATATTACAATTGAAGAAGATGCGGATGACTTAGATGGCTTAAACTACTTAGCAGGTAAAACAGTAGATGAAGTGAACACAAAAGCATTCGAAGGTACTTTACTTGCGCATACTGACGGTGGCGTTCCTAACATGGTTGTTAAATTACCTCGTTTAGACGCTGAAACTTACGGTTATGTTGTTTACTTCTTTGAATTAGCAGTAGCAATGAGTGGTTACCAATTAGGTGTGAACCCATTCAACCAACCAGGTGTAGAAGCATATAAACAAAACATGTTTGCATTATTAGGTAAACCTGGATTTGAAGATAAGAAAAAAGATTTAGAAGCACGTCTATAA
- a CDS encoding argininosuccinate synthase produces MKDKVVLAYSGGLDTSVAVKWLIEQGYDVIACCLDVGEGKDLDLVYQKALDMGASESHVINATKEFAEDYVGYTIKGNLMYEQTYPLVSALSRPLISKKLVEIAHETNAIAIAHGCTGKGNDQVRFEVAIKALDPSLKVIAPVREWGWSREEEIDYAKTHNIPVPIGKASPYSIDQNLWGRSNECGVLEDPYVAPPIDAYDLTNELEDTPDTADEILITFEQGIPTHINGEHYALDDLILYLNELAGKHGIGRIDHIENRLVGIKSREVYETPGAEVIIKAHQALETITLTKDVAHFKPIIEKQFAEQVYNGLWFSPLTDALKTFVDHTQKYVTGDVRVKLFKGHAIVNGRKSPYTLYNEKLATYTKEDAFNQQSAVGFIDIYGLPTQVNAMLHGGYADE; encoded by the coding sequence ATGAAAGATAAAGTGGTTTTAGCATATTCAGGCGGTTTAGATACAAGTGTGGCCGTTAAATGGTTGATCGAACAAGGTTACGACGTCATTGCATGTTGTTTGGATGTTGGTGAAGGAAAAGATTTAGACCTTGTTTATCAAAAAGCACTCGATATGGGAGCAAGTGAGTCTCATGTCATTAATGCAACGAAAGAATTTGCAGAAGATTATGTGGGTTATACAATCAAAGGTAATCTGATGTATGAACAAACGTACCCGCTCGTTTCTGCATTGTCTCGCCCACTCATTTCTAAAAAGTTAGTCGAAATTGCGCATGAAACGAATGCCATTGCTATCGCACATGGTTGTACTGGAAAAGGAAATGACCAAGTACGTTTTGAAGTAGCGATTAAAGCATTAGATCCGAGCCTTAAAGTGATTGCGCCTGTACGTGAATGGGGTTGGAGCCGTGAAGAAGAAATCGATTATGCGAAAACACACAATATCCCTGTCCCTATTGGCAAAGCGTCTCCGTATTCCATCGACCAAAACTTATGGGGCCGCAGCAATGAATGTGGTGTATTAGAAGATCCTTATGTCGCGCCACCAATAGATGCTTATGATTTAACAAATGAATTAGAAGATACACCAGATACGGCTGATGAAATTTTAATCACATTCGAACAAGGGATTCCAACACATATTAACGGTGAGCATTATGCATTAGATGACCTGATTTTGTATTTAAATGAACTTGCTGGAAAACACGGTATTGGTAGAATCGACCATATTGAAAACCGTCTCGTAGGTATTAAATCAAGAGAAGTGTATGAAACACCAGGTGCTGAAGTGATTATCAAAGCACACCAAGCGTTAGAAACCATCACTTTAACAAAAGATGTGGCACATTTTAAACCAATTATTGAGAAACAATTCGCAGAACAAGTGTATAACGGCTTATGGTTCTCACCTTTAACTGATGCTCTTAAAACATTTGTGGATCATACGCAAAAATATGTGACTGGTGATGTACGTGTCAAACTATTTAAAGGTCATGCCATCGTCAATGGTAGAAAATCACCGTACACCCTTTACAATGAAAAATTAGCAACTTATACGAAAGAAGATGCGTTCAACCAACAATCTGCAGTGGGCTTTATCGACATTTATGGTCTACCAACACAAGTGAACGCGATGTTACATGGAGGCTATGCGGATGAGTAA
- a CDS encoding Glu/Leu/Phe/Val family dehydrogenase, with protein sequence MAEKNNLVTSTQGIIKEAMHKLGFDDGMYELIKEPLRFLTVRIPVKMDDGTVKTFTGYRAQHNDAVGPTKGGVRFHPDVDEEEVKALSMWMTLKCGIVDLPYGGGKGGIVCDPRQMSIHEVERLSRGYVRAISQIVGPTKDIPAPDVFTNSQIMAWMMDEYSQMDEFNSPGFITGKPIVLGGSQGRDRSTALGVVIAIEEAAKRRGKSIEGSRIVIQGFGNAGSFLAKFLYDKGAKIVGISDAYGALHDPEGLDIDYLLDRRDSFGTVTNLFEDTISNKELFELDCDILVPAAIANQITADNAADIKAEIVVEAANGPTTPEATKILTERGILLVPDVLASAGGVTVSYFEWVQNNTGYYWTEDEVNEKLREKLVNAFDTIYTLSENRKIDMRLAAYIVGIKRTAEAARYRGWA encoded by the coding sequence ATGGCTGAAAAAAATAATTTAGTGACGTCAACGCAAGGCATCATTAAGGAAGCAATGCATAAATTAGGCTTTGATGATGGCATGTATGAACTTATCAAAGAACCTTTAAGATTTTTGACAGTACGTATTCCAGTGAAAATGGACGATGGTACAGTAAAAACATTTACAGGTTACCGTGCACAACATAACGATGCAGTGGGACCAACTAAAGGTGGGGTACGTTTCCACCCAGATGTTGATGAAGAAGAAGTTAAAGCATTGTCAATGTGGATGACGTTAAAATGTGGTATTGTCGACTTGCCATACGGCGGTGGTAAAGGTGGTATTGTTTGTGACCCACGTCAAATGAGTATTCATGAGGTTGAACGTTTATCTCGTGGTTATGTGCGTGCGATTTCACAAATTGTTGGACCAACAAAAGACATTCCAGCGCCAGACGTATTCACAAACTCTCAAATTATGGCATGGATGATGGACGAATATAGCCAAATGGACGAATTTAACTCTCCAGGCTTTATTACAGGTAAACCTATCGTATTAGGGGGTTCACAAGGACGTGACCGCTCAACAGCATTAGGTGTCGTTATCGCCATCGAAGAAGCTGCAAAACGTCGTGGCAAATCAATTGAAGGTTCACGTATTGTCATTCAAGGTTTCGGTAATGCAGGGAGCTTCTTAGCGAAATTCTTGTACGATAAAGGTGCGAAAATAGTAGGTATTTCAGATGCTTACGGTGCACTTCATGACCCAGAAGGATTGGATATTGACTATTTATTAGATCGTCGTGACAGTTTTGGTACGGTAACAAACTTGTTTGAAGATACGATTTCAAACAAAGAGTTATTTGAATTAGACTGTGATATTTTAGTACCAGCAGCCATTGCGAACCAAATTACTGCAGACAACGCAGCTGATATTAAAGCTGAAATTGTTGTAGAAGCAGCTAACGGACCAACAACGCCTGAAGCAACAAAAATTTTAACTGAACGTGGGATTTTATTAGTGCCAGACGTGCTTGCAAGTGCTGGTGGTGTAACAGTTTCATACTTTGAATGGGTACAAAATAATACAGGTTATTATTGGACAGAAGATGAAGTGAATGAAAAGTTACGCGAAAAATTAGTGAATGCATTCGATACGATTTATACTTTATCTGAAAATCGCAAAATTGATATGCGTTTAGCAGCCTACATTGTCGGTATTAAACGTACGGCAGAAGCGGCACGTTATCGCGGTTGGGCATAA